From the Alkalibacter rhizosphaerae genome, one window contains:
- a CDS encoding DUF3784 domain-containing protein, with protein sequence MVFFIAGGVLFLILGFGIHIMKWHFLISGYNTMSKEKKKNVDVEKLGKLMGLYMYSNGLLMILAGILGELGVDHVITIWVAFMFLSTAYLLIKAQRYDGNMVDKKGKWTGKGKREMKLVYAILVVSALFVLLVFQLTSKPIQVDTGANGFEISGIYGSAYSWSSVEEVALLEKLPIIEKRTNGSEWGSMLKGNFRTSEYGTIKLFVDTEKAPYVFVRMDGQIVIFNLKDPESTRSLYEIFQKKSDLGV encoded by the coding sequence ATGGTCTTTTTTATTGCAGGAGGAGTTTTATTTCTGATCCTCGGATTTGGCATTCATATCATGAAATGGCATTTTCTCATATCCGGCTACAATACCATGTCAAAAGAAAAGAAAAAGAACGTGGACGTGGAAAAACTGGGAAAGTTGATGGGATTGTACATGTACAGCAACGGTCTCTTGATGATCTTGGCAGGTATCCTTGGTGAATTGGGCGTGGATCATGTCATTACCATTTGGGTGGCGTTCATGTTCCTTTCAACGGCTTATTTATTGATCAAGGCCCAAAGATATGATGGAAACATGGTGGACAAGAAGGGTAAGTGGACGGGAAAGGGAAAAAGAGAGATGAAACTGGTCTACGCCATCCTGGTTGTTTCTGCATTGTTTGTGTTGTTGGTTTTTCAATTGACTTCCAAACCGATCCAGGTGGACACTGGAGCCAATGGATTTGAGATATCGGGGATCTACGGATCTGCGTATTCCTGGTCTAGTGTGGAAGAAGTGGCTCTTTTGGAAAAATTGCCCATCATTGAAAAAAGGACCAACGGTTCCGAGTGGGGATCGATGCTAAAAGGAAATTTTCGAACGTCGGAATACGGAACAATAAAGCTGTTCGTTGATACAGAGAAAGCGCCGTATGTTTTTGTGAGAATGGATGGGCAAATCGTGATTTTCAATCTAAAAGATCCGGAATCCACAAGGAGCCTTTACGAAATTTTTCAAAAAAAATCGGATTTGGGTGTTTAA
- a CDS encoding AI-2E family transporter: MKLTNKQTKNLWDIVILAVIAGAIFFMRHDISGIIPPFIYALVLSYFLNPLIKMLEKRKIKRVYAILLVFVGIFLLIYLLFLSFVPTLVREVRDLANEVPNIIDFIQQFFQESQLADFKLPAFLPDGFFDFLDIDSQLGKLSDILTQYISSLPSAIFGAMKSLLNLIMTPLITFYYLKDKERFSEALLFFFNKEGKEKVKEGARRIDEVLGGFIRGQLLVAAFVGTLTGLGSWIIGIPNATIVGLVSGLTNIIPYFGPFLGGILPVILGLMNEPIMALWVLILIVVIQQIEGSFLSPQIMSHSVGLHPLAVMFSVLLFGSAFGVAGMILGVPIAGTIKVLFSYALEYRQKIREENISMDLDEDPTINTVDKNAPEHTEKPKEEPEKESKRPEKKV; this comes from the coding sequence ATGAAACTGACGAACAAACAAACGAAAAACTTATGGGATATTGTAATACTGGCCGTTATCGCCGGTGCGATCTTTTTCATGCGTCACGATATCAGTGGGATCATTCCGCCCTTTATTTACGCATTGGTCTTGTCCTACTTTTTGAATCCATTGATCAAGATGTTGGAAAAAAGAAAAATAAAGCGCGTTTATGCCATTCTGCTTGTTTTTGTAGGGATATTTCTATTGATTTATTTGCTGTTCCTGTCTTTCGTTCCTACATTGGTTCGAGAAGTCAGAGATCTGGCCAACGAGGTGCCAAATATCATCGATTTCATCCAACAATTCTTTCAGGAATCCCAATTGGCAGACTTCAAGCTTCCCGCTTTTTTACCGGATGGTTTCTTTGATTTTCTGGATATCGACTCCCAACTGGGAAAACTATCGGATATTCTGACCCAATACATATCCAGCTTGCCTTCCGCAATCTTCGGCGCCATGAAAAGTTTGCTAAATCTGATCATGACCCCTTTGATCACCTTTTACTACCTGAAAGACAAGGAACGCTTCTCCGAGGCCTTGCTGTTTTTCTTTAATAAGGAAGGAAAAGAAAAGGTCAAAGAAGGCGCTCGCCGGATCGATGAAGTGCTGGGTGGATTCATTCGCGGGCAGCTGCTGGTTGCCGCTTTTGTTGGAACCCTAACAGGCTTGGGAAGCTGGATCATCGGCATTCCCAATGCCACCATCGTAGGTCTGGTTTCCGGCCTCACCAACATCATCCCTTATTTTGGACCTTTTCTCGGCGGGATCCTCCCTGTTATCCTGGGGTTGATGAACGAACCCATCATGGCTTTGTGGGTCCTTATCCTGATCGTCGTCATCCAGCAGATCGAGGGCAGCTTCCTATCGCCCCAGATCATGAGCCACAGCGTAGGACTTCATCCTTTGGCGGTCATGTTTTCCGTCTTGCTGTTCGGCAGTGCTTTCGGTGTAGCCGGAATGATTTTGGGAGTCCCCATCGCCGGGACCATCAAAGTACTGTTCTCTTACGCTTTGGAATACCGTCAAAAGATACGGGAGGAAAATATCTCCATGGACCTGGACGAAGATCCCACCATAAATACCGTGGACAAAAATGCACCGGAACATACCGAAAAACCAAAAGAAGAACCGGAAAAAGAATCGAAACGACCGGAGAAAAAAGTCTAG
- a CDS encoding corrinoid protein: MSKIQEIQEMVAKGKTKVVAGLVQEALDGGAQPKEILDAMIESMGVVGDKFSAGEIFVPEMLISAKAMSKGVDVLKPLLAGDASTSLGTCVIGTVAGDLHDIGKNLVSMMLESAGFTMIDLGVDVPAAKFVETAKENKAVIVAASGLLTTTMPALKETSLALKDAGFTVIVGGAPVTQAYADEIKADGYAPDAGSAVTKAKELVKK, encoded by the coding sequence ATGTCTAAGATTCAAGAAATTCAAGAAATGGTAGCAAAGGGTAAAACCAAAGTAGTAGCAGGATTGGTCCAGGAGGCATTGGACGGCGGCGCACAGCCGAAAGAGATCTTGGATGCCATGATCGAGTCCATGGGCGTTGTAGGAGACAAATTCTCCGCCGGAGAGATTTTCGTACCGGAAATGCTGATCTCCGCAAAAGCCATGAGCAAGGGTGTAGACGTGCTCAAGCCGTTATTGGCCGGAGACGCTTCCACATCGTTGGGAACCTGCGTTATCGGAACGGTAGCTGGAGACCTTCACGATATCGGCAAAAACCTGGTCAGCATGATGCTGGAGAGCGCCGGATTCACCATGATCGACCTGGGTGTAGACGTGCCTGCTGCAAAGTTCGTTGAAACGGCAAAAGAAAACAAGGCCGTCATCGTTGCCGCTTCCGGATTGCTTACTACCACCATGCCTGCATTGAAGGAAACTTCTTTGGCGCTGAAAGATGCCGGATTCACCGTCATCGTTGGTGGAGCGCCAGTTACCCAAGCTTATGCAGACGAGATCAAGGCGGACGGATATGCTCCGGACGCTGGTAGTGCCGTTACTAAAGCAAAAGAATTGGTCAAGAAATAA
- a CDS encoding flavin reductase family protein, with protein sequence MYYETEKDDHHLPMSPFKSCVVPRAIGWISTQSPDGVDNLAPYSQFQNLTFDPPYVMIAINQTRDGKRKDTTNNIEATGEFVYNMVTYDLREQMNKTATGFEPEVDEFEKAGLTKSPSKLVKPFRVAESPIQMECVYHSTIRLPGRGDMGTVDVLIGKVVAVHIQDDVIGSDGKIDIVKIKPLARLGYGDYTTVDHSFTMLIEPEREDITPEEMFYGLSGASVINSRKKE encoded by the coding sequence ATGTACTATGAAACAGAAAAAGACGACCACCATTTGCCAATGAGTCCTTTCAAGTCCTGTGTCGTACCAAGAGCCATCGGCTGGATCTCCACACAAAGCCCCGACGGCGTAGACAATCTGGCTCCTTACAGCCAGTTTCAAAACCTGACATTCGACCCGCCTTACGTAATGATCGCCATCAACCAAACTCGGGATGGAAAACGAAAAGACACCACCAACAACATCGAGGCAACAGGAGAGTTCGTCTACAACATGGTTACCTACGATTTGAGGGAACAGATGAACAAAACAGCAACCGGCTTTGAACCGGAGGTGGATGAATTTGAAAAAGCTGGCTTGACCAAGTCTCCTTCCAAGCTGGTAAAACCCTTCCGCGTCGCCGAGTCCCCCATCCAGATGGAGTGTGTCTATCATTCCACCATACGGCTTCCCGGTAGAGGAGACATGGGAACGGTGGATGTGTTGATCGGTAAAGTTGTGGCGGTCCACATCCAAGACGACGTCATCGGCTCTGATGGCAAAATCGATATCGTAAAGATCAAACCTTTGGCCAGACTTGGCTACGGAGATTACACCACCGTCGATCACAGCTTTACCATGCTGATCGAACCGGAACGGGAGGACATCACCCCGGAAGAAATGTTTTACGGACTCAGCGGGGCATCTGTCATTAACAGTCGAAAAAAAGAATGA
- a CDS encoding DUF6054 family protein — protein sequence MARLSMEGRGNGEELANQIAMEIGESGMSVELVDSVTRQVGDVTIYIMVFEKYFMRSSNRASLTVVLTCRQDQIQVDAIGAGGGQGVFLRFSWGAEESFVGVLERILRRENFA from the coding sequence ATGGCACGTTTGTCCATGGAAGGAAGAGGAAACGGAGAAGAATTGGCGAATCAGATCGCCATGGAGATCGGAGAAAGCGGCATGAGTGTGGAACTGGTGGATTCGGTGACCCGGCAGGTAGGGGATGTGACCATCTACATCATGGTATTCGAGAAATATTTCATGCGATCCTCCAATCGCGCCAGTTTGACCGTTGTTTTGACCTGCCGGCAAGATCAGATCCAGGTGGATGCCATTGGTGCCGGTGGCGGGCAAGGTGTATTTTTGCGATTCTCATGGGGGGCGGAAGAAAGTTTTGTTGGAGTTCTGGAGAGAATATTGCGCAGGGAGAATTTTGCATAA
- a CDS encoding uroporphyrinogen decarboxylase family protein, with product MLTIRENLKEVMTGGNPDRYVKQYEFLDIIMECPLGVEFRYGETWKDNWGITWQWPEGQLGQFPVHDEEHIVLKDVTKWKEQVTIPSFPSDEASWAAAVEHANNVDRTQKYVAPFYAPGLFEMTHHLMSMENALMALYEEPEAMHELIDALVERELEFARLAVKYIKPDALFHHDDWGSQKASFVSPEMFEEFFLAPYKKIYGFWKENGVELIVHHNDSYSANLVPFMIDMGIDIWQGAMSTNDIPALIEKYGDKITFMGDVDSGIVDFPGWTPEIVREEVEKSVKRCGKLHFIPCLSQGLNISSFPGVYEEVDKAIGEMSEKMF from the coding sequence ATGTTAACCATTCGAGAAAATTTAAAGGAAGTCATGACCGGTGGGAATCCGGATCGTTATGTAAAGCAATATGAATTTTTGGATATCATCATGGAATGTCCCTTGGGCGTAGAATTCCGATATGGAGAAACTTGGAAGGACAACTGGGGGATCACCTGGCAATGGCCGGAAGGTCAACTGGGTCAGTTCCCGGTCCATGACGAGGAACACATCGTTCTTAAGGATGTCACAAAATGGAAAGAGCAAGTGACCATTCCGTCATTTCCATCGGATGAAGCTTCTTGGGCTGCTGCAGTAGAGCACGCAAATAATGTGGATCGCACGCAAAAATATGTAGCTCCATTCTATGCACCAGGACTCTTTGAGATGACCCATCACCTAATGAGCATGGAAAATGCATTGATGGCTCTGTATGAAGAACCGGAAGCCATGCACGAATTGATCGACGCACTGGTGGAGCGGGAGTTGGAGTTTGCAAGACTGGCTGTAAAATACATCAAGCCGGATGCACTGTTCCATCACGATGACTGGGGCAGCCAAAAAGCATCTTTTGTATCTCCGGAGATGTTTGAAGAATTCTTCCTGGCACCCTACAAGAAGATCTATGGATTCTGGAAAGAAAACGGCGTGGAACTGATCGTTCATCACAACGATTCCTACAGTGCCAACCTGGTTCCTTTCATGATCGACATGGGTATCGATATTTGGCAGGGCGCCATGTCCACCAACGATATTCCAGCATTGATCGAAAAATACGGCGACAAGATCACCTTCATGGGTGACGTGGACAGTGGGATCGTGGACTTCCCTGGCTGGACGCCGGAGATCGTTCGAGAAGAAGTGGAAAAATCCGTGAAACGTTGTGGGAAACTTCATTTCATTCCATGTTTGTCCCAGGGCCTTAACATCAGCTCCTTCCCGGGAGTCTATGAAGAGGTCGACAAAGCCATCGGTGAGATGAGCGAAAAAATGTTTTAA
- a CDS encoding uroporphyrinogen decarboxylase family protein encodes MLTKRQNLKEVMTGGNPDRFVNQYEFLEIIMEMPLGVEFRYGETWKDQWGITWQWPEGQLGQFPVHDDEHIVIKDITKWREQVTVPPIPMDAASWAAAKEHADRIDRNEMYVAPFYAPGIFEQCHHLMGIENALMALYEEPEAMKDLIDAIVERELDFAKAVVEHVKPDAMFHHDDWGSQINSFLSPEMFEEFYLPAYKKVYSYYKENGVELIVHHSDSFAANLVPFMIDMGIDIWQGVMNTNDIPKLIKEYGGKITFMGGLHSGQIDFPEWTPEIAAEFVEETCKTNGKHYFIPCLTSGLPMSSFEGVYDAVTKEIDRMSKELF; translated from the coding sequence ATGTTAACGAAAAGACAAAACCTGAAAGAAGTAATGACCGGAGGAAACCCGGACCGCTTTGTAAATCAATACGAATTTTTGGAGATCATCATGGAAATGCCGTTGGGCGTAGAGTTTCGTTACGGCGAAACTTGGAAGGACCAATGGGGGATCACCTGGCAATGGCCAGAAGGACAGTTGGGACAATTCCCGGTCCATGACGACGAGCACATCGTCATCAAAGACATCACCAAGTGGAGAGAGCAAGTAACCGTTCCGCCGATCCCCATGGATGCCGCATCCTGGGCTGCAGCAAAAGAGCACGCAGACCGAATCGACCGAAACGAAATGTATGTAGCACCTTTTTATGCTCCGGGGATCTTTGAACAATGCCATCACTTGATGGGCATCGAAAATGCGTTAATGGCGCTCTACGAAGAGCCGGAAGCCATGAAGGACCTGATCGATGCTATTGTGGAAAGAGAATTGGATTTTGCAAAAGCCGTGGTTGAGCACGTGAAGCCGGATGCCATGTTCCATCACGATGACTGGGGCAGCCAGATCAACAGCTTCTTGTCGCCGGAAATGTTCGAAGAGTTCTACTTGCCGGCATACAAGAAAGTGTACAGTTACTATAAGGAAAACGGTGTGGAATTGATCGTTCATCACAGCGACAGTTTTGCAGCCAACCTGGTTCCCTTTATGATCGACATGGGGATCGATATCTGGCAGGGAGTCATGAACACCAATGACATTCCGAAATTGATCAAGGAATACGGCGGAAAGATCACTTTCATGGGTGGCTTGCACAGCGGCCAGATCGATTTCCCGGAATGGACCCCGGAAATTGCAGCCGAGTTTGTGGAAGAGACCTGCAAAACCAATGGCAAGCACTACTTCATTCCTTGTCTGACTTCCGGTCTGCCCATGTCATCTTTCGAAGGTGTCTACGATGCTGTAACGAAAGAGATCGACCGCATGAGCAAGGAACTGTTCTAA
- a CDS encoding cobalamin B12-binding domain-containing protein — translation MEDLLVLAVEELNEKKALELVRSYLASGQDVLEIQNKVNMGLQKVGYRYEQGEYYIADLIVAGELVKQIMNLKGMAFSIKTKGPASGTVLVGTVFEDIHDVGKDIFVSMLQSAGFRTIDLGVDVSARRFVEAIQQEKPDILGISGVLTTIGENLVEVMEAVRQAGLRDGLYVIVGGGTVNEKLFERLEADAYSQDAVEGVKICLEWMKAKRQAGK, via the coding sequence ATGGAAGATTTGCTGGTACTGGCTGTAGAAGAATTGAATGAAAAAAAGGCATTGGAACTGGTTCGCAGTTATCTTGCATCCGGGCAGGACGTATTGGAGATCCAGAATAAAGTAAATATGGGCCTCCAAAAGGTTGGGTATCGTTATGAACAAGGGGAATACTATATCGCAGATTTGATCGTCGCCGGAGAATTGGTGAAACAGATCATGAATTTGAAAGGTATGGCCTTTTCCATCAAAACCAAAGGACCTGCTTCGGGAACGGTGTTGGTGGGAACGGTGTTTGAAGATATACACGACGTGGGCAAGGACATTTTTGTCAGCATGCTCCAGTCTGCGGGATTTCGAACCATCGACCTGGGGGTGGATGTATCTGCCCGTCGTTTTGTAGAGGCGATCCAACAGGAAAAACCGGATATTTTGGGGATCAGCGGCGTGTTGACCACCATTGGCGAAAATTTGGTGGAAGTCATGGAAGCAGTGCGCCAGGCAGGCCTTCGGGATGGACTCTACGTTATTGTTGGCGGGGGCACCGTCAATGAGAAGCTCTTTGAGAGGTTGGAAGCAGATGCTTATTCCCAAGATGCAGTGGAAGGGGTAAAGATCTGCCTGGAGTGGATGAAGGCCAAGAGACAGGCGGGTAAATAA
- a CDS encoding ATP-binding protein, translating into MARKWYPVIDWMKCTECGACIERCMNGVYKQGTKRPLVLHPENCTACMACQRVCPENAITYEGDTIGDVGCGCSRLPKTS; encoded by the coding sequence ATGGCAAGAAAATGGTATCCGGTCATAGACTGGATGAAATGTACCGAATGTGGCGCCTGCATCGAACGATGCATGAACGGCGTTTACAAACAAGGAACGAAGAGGCCTTTAGTGCTTCACCCGGAAAACTGCACCGCCTGCATGGCTTGCCAGCGGGTTTGCCCGGAAAACGCCATCACTTACGAAGGAGACACCATCGGTGATGTGGGGTGTGGTTGTTCCCGCCTTCCAAAAACAAGCTGA
- a CDS encoding MTH865 family protein yields MNVRETIKGQIESALADAAFPILTPEDLLGAFPNGADTTCQAGDLKVTAGEAGKLLSMDDFPFNSAEHVAETIVNKAGL; encoded by the coding sequence ATGAACGTACGAGAAACCATCAAAGGCCAAATCGAAAGCGCATTGGCAGACGCAGCATTTCCGATCCTTACTCCGGAGGACTTGTTGGGTGCATTTCCAAATGGAGCAGACACCACCTGTCAGGCAGGGGATTTGAAAGTAACTGCCGGTGAAGCAGGCAAGTTGCTGTCCATGGACGATTTTCCCTTCAACAGCGCCGAGCATGTGGCAGAAACTATTGTAAACAAAGCAGGACTGTAA
- the trpD gene encoding anthranilate phosphoribosyltransferase, translating to MMKDQTLGMKEFGALIGKLVRREDLSTEESEKAFLSLLADEQTPMQQGAFLSALTAKGETIEEMTACWKAIYHVDTIKPEALRGLTLMDNSGTGMDTFKTFNISTAAAIIAAAGGLKMGKHGSRAITSSCGTIDLLEILGVGVEDSPELAVESIMKTGIGIFNGTSSMVHPKALGRILSQIAFGTTLNISASLANPALPKWGLRGVYRQDMLEPVAKLMKSIGYEKIMVVYGQVDGSELGMDEASICGTTQICSVHEDGSIQRTTLRPEELGLKKARPEEIMPMNDRTQEAMRILRILKGSDQEGARDAVCLNSGLLFYVAGSAKTIQEGVAMAGALIDSGAAYEKLVSWVRHQSMEGKGLKQLLSLERNVG from the coding sequence ATGATGAAGGATCAAACATTGGGAATGAAAGAATTTGGGGCATTGATCGGCAAGCTGGTGCGAAGAGAGGATCTGAGCACGGAAGAATCGGAAAAGGCATTTTTATCCCTGCTGGCTGACGAGCAGACACCCATGCAGCAAGGAGCATTTTTATCTGCATTGACGGCGAAAGGAGAGACCATAGAAGAAATGACTGCCTGCTGGAAAGCCATATACCATGTGGACACCATCAAGCCGGAAGCTCTCCGCGGATTGACACTGATGGATAATTCCGGAACGGGAATGGATACCTTCAAAACCTTCAACATCAGCACGGCAGCAGCCATCATTGCTGCGGCAGGAGGTTTGAAAATGGGCAAACACGGTTCTCGAGCCATCACCTCATCATGCGGTACCATCGACCTCTTGGAGATCCTTGGTGTCGGAGTCGAAGATTCTCCAGAATTGGCGGTGGAGAGCATCATGAAAACAGGGATCGGGATCTTCAATGGGACCAGTTCCATGGTCCATCCCAAGGCCCTTGGAAGAATATTGTCCCAAATCGCATTCGGCACCACGTTGAACATCTCTGCCTCCCTAGCCAATCCTGCCTTGCCAAAATGGGGATTGCGTGGTGTGTATCGCCAGGACATGCTGGAACCGGTGGCCAAATTGATGAAAAGCATAGGATATGAAAAGATCATGGTGGTCTATGGTCAAGTGGATGGAAGTGAATTGGGAATGGATGAGGCATCCATATGCGGCACCACACAGATTTGTTCCGTACATGAAGATGGATCCATTCAACGTACAACATTGCGACCGGAAGAATTGGGTTTGAAAAAGGCAAGACCGGAGGAGATCATGCCCATGAATGATCGAACTCAGGAGGCTATGCGGATCCTGAGAATTTTAAAAGGATCCGATCAAGAAGGTGCAAGGGATGCGGTTTGTTTGAACAGTGGATTGCTCTTTTACGTGGCCGGTAGCGCAAAAACCATTCAAGAGGGTGTGGCAATGGCTGGTGCATTGATCGATTCGGGTGCGGCATACGAAAAACTGGTGTCTTGGGTACGGCACCAAAGCATGGAAGGAAAAGGACTGAAGCAGTTGCTATCATTGGAAAGGAACGTCGGATAA
- a CDS encoding corrinoid protein encodes MSKVAEIQEMVAKGKTKLIAGLVQEALDGGSQPKEILDAMIESMGVVGDKFSAGEIFVPEMLIAAKAMSKGVDVLKPLLAGDASTSLGTCVIGTVAGDLHDIGKNLVSMMLESAGFTMIDLGVDVPANKFVEVAKENNAVIVAASGLLTTTMPALKETSLALKDAGFTVIVGGAPVTQAYATEIKADGYAPDAGSAVTKAKELVK; translated from the coding sequence ATGTCAAAAGTTGCAGAAATTCAAGAAATGGTAGCAAAGGGTAAAACCAAGCTGATCGCAGGATTGGTCCAGGAAGCCTTGGATGGTGGATCACAGCCGAAAGAGATTTTGGACGCCATGATCGAGTCCATGGGCGTTGTAGGAGACAAATTCTCCGCCGGAGAGATCTTCGTACCGGAAATGCTGATCGCCGCAAAAGCCATGAGCAAGGGTGTAGACGTACTCAAGCCGTTGTTGGCCGGAGACGCATCCACATCTTTGGGAACCTGTGTAATCGGTACCGTAGCGGGAGACCTTCATGATATCGGGAAAAACCTGGTAAGCATGATGTTGGAAAGCGCCGGATTCACCATGATCGACCTTGGCGTGGATGTACCTGCAAATAAATTCGTTGAAGTTGCGAAAGAGAATAATGCCGTCATCGTTGCTGCATCTGGTTTGTTGACTACCACCATGCCTGCATTGAAAGAAACATCTTTGGCACTGAAAGATGCCGGATTCACCGTCATCGTCGGTGGCGCACCTGTAACCCAGGCATATGCAACAGAGATCAAGGCAGACGGATACGCTCCCGACGCTGGTAGTGCAGTAACAAAGGCGAAAGAATTGGTGAAGTAA
- a CDS encoding alcohol dehydrogenase catalytic domain-containing protein → MKKMILEKPGSLILKKEKDVAVDGFVIEVHYCGICGADVKSHIRGHRDLVYPRVLGHEITGMIERLPQGYTGIWQVGDRVQVFPGSYCGQCKYCLSERENLCDSMRILGFHLDGGLSEKCWLAPEDGDRMLLPIPEGMSSKLATLAEPLACCIQMQQKLIKGETDRLLIVGAGRLGILQYLLAQRTGWKDIVVADVDPGRLKNPVFQKTWNWNDPETENVTSPNKPSQVILCTPSMEAFAKAIQICEKGGSIGYFSGLLPDTMPTKVLNEIHYKELHVAGSYGCTRKGNQEALQLLAAGLVSEESMSCGTFALQKTEKAMTLLSSKELHWAVIDLKKHN, encoded by the coding sequence ATGAAAAAAATGATATTGGAAAAACCGGGATCCCTTATTTTAAAAAAGGAAAAAGACGTCGCCGTAGATGGTTTTGTCATCGAAGTGCATTATTGCGGGATTTGTGGTGCAGATGTAAAAAGTCACATTAGGGGTCATCGGGATCTTGTGTATCCCAGGGTACTGGGCCATGAGATCACTGGGATGATCGAGAGGCTCCCGCAAGGTTACACCGGCATATGGCAAGTAGGCGATCGAGTACAAGTTTTCCCGGGGTCTTATTGCGGACAATGTAAGTATTGTCTTTCCGAACGAGAAAATCTTTGTGATTCCATGAGAATTTTAGGCTTTCACTTGGACGGAGGCTTGTCGGAAAAATGTTGGTTGGCTCCGGAGGACGGCGATCGAATGCTTCTTCCCATACCGGAAGGAATGTCCTCAAAACTGGCGACATTGGCAGAACCGTTGGCGTGTTGTATCCAGATGCAGCAGAAATTGATAAAGGGAGAAACAGATCGGTTGCTGATCGTTGGAGCCGGTCGATTGGGGATCCTGCAGTATTTATTGGCCCAAAGAACGGGATGGAAGGATATCGTAGTGGCAGACGTGGATCCGGGAAGATTGAAAAATCCAGTCTTTCAAAAAACCTGGAACTGGAACGATCCGGAAACCGAAAATGTAACGTCACCCAACAAACCGAGTCAGGTGATCTTATGTACTCCATCCATGGAAGCATTCGCCAAGGCAATCCAAATCTGTGAAAAAGGGGGAAGCATCGGTTATTTCAGTGGATTGCTGCCGGATACCATGCCGACAAAGGTATTGAATGAGATCCATTACAAAGAGTTGCATGTTGCAGGTTCCTATGGATGCACACGAAAGGGAAATCAGGAAGCGTTGCAATTATTGGCGGCAGGCTTGGTGTCTGAGGAAAGCATGTCTTGTGGAACATTTGCGTTGCAGAAAACAGAAAAGGCAATGACCTTGTTGTCGTCCAAGGAGTTGCACTGGGCTGTCATAGATTTGAAAAAACACAATTAA
- a CDS encoding GntR family transcriptional regulator, which produces MGNVIYIDIVNDIKSQIQNGLLGPGDVILPEYELSEKYGVSRTTLRKSLALLVSEGYIYTIPGKGNYVCRPARKKYQLDFDEVESLNLELEDIHLIDVKVIEPRKQLMDKLKISHQDKVIRVRKVFQAGGRKVEFVVIYLPYEKGSPIVEDVINFANFYNVMEKRNMHFQVTKSLNIQVVQANKTLEEFLDVDPEESLFLVSQEIFSADKTKPISYNEFYIRTDVIQLNGETDL; this is translated from the coding sequence ATGGGAAACGTCATCTATATCGATATTGTCAACGATATCAAAAGTCAAATACAAAATGGTCTGTTGGGACCGGGAGACGTCATATTGCCGGAATACGAACTTTCGGAGAAATACGGTGTGAGTAGAACCACTCTTCGGAAGAGTTTGGCCTTATTGGTCAGTGAGGGCTACATTTACACCATTCCGGGAAAAGGAAACTACGTATGTCGACCGGCGAGAAAAAAATATCAGCTGGATTTTGACGAAGTGGAAAGCCTCAACCTGGAGCTGGAAGACATCCATCTGATCGATGTCAAAGTCATCGAACCGAGAAAACAATTGATGGACAAATTGAAAATTTCCCACCAGGACAAAGTCATTCGCGTCCGCAAGGTATTCCAGGCCGGTGGACGAAAAGTGGAATTCGTCGTGATCTATCTACCCTACGAAAAGGGGAGTCCCATTGTGGAAGACGTGATCAATTTCGCGAATTTTTACAATGTGATGGAAAAGAGGAACATGCATTTTCAAGTCACCAAATCCTTGAATATCCAAGTAGTCCAGGCAAACAAGACCTTGGAAGAGTTTTTGGATGTGGATCCGGAAGAATCCCTGTTTCTTGTCTCTCAAGAGATATTTTCTGCAGACAAGACCAAACCAATCAGCTATAACGAGTTTTACATACGCACCGACGTGATTCAGCTCAATGGCGAAACAGATCTTTAG